From the genome of Vigna angularis cultivar LongXiaoDou No.4 chromosome 11, ASM1680809v1, whole genome shotgun sequence, one region includes:
- the LOC108333813 gene encoding uncharacterized protein LOC108333813 yields the protein MRNSEMKWLCLLVILVISVLDEKKLVLAEECEVEIRGMTIECLYYMNKGDQRLLAPNDRCKKAITDAFPKLQCWCNSLSRKVAFPPGASMGDILSWKRILHCFSYTRLPLPAGYKCWNFIVPPGLPPSKVQE from the exons atgagaaattcAGAAATGAAATGGTTGTGTTTGTTGGTGATCCTTGTAATAAGTGTGTTGGATGAGAAAAAGTTGGTTTTGGCAGAGGAATGTGAAGTAGAAATACGTGGCATGACTATAGAATGTTTGTATTACATGAACAAGGGTGATCAAAGACTTCTAGCCCCTAATGACAGGTGCAAAAAAGCCATCACTGATGCATTTCCAAAATTACAATGCTGGTGCAACAGCCTCTCTCGGAAAGTCG CATTTCCACCTGGAGCTTCCATGGGAGATATTCTGAGCTGGAAGAGAATCTTGCACTGCTTCAGCTACACTCGCTTGCCTTTGCCTGCTGGCTACAAGTGTTGGA aTTTCATTGTTCCTCCTGGACTTCCACCAAGTAAAGTTCAAGAATGA
- the LOC108333324 gene encoding hypothetical protein At1g04090, with product MGNSSNKALPIDTTFKLPANLPLWPQGGGGGGFATGTITIGGLKLFQISTFNKVWTTLEGGPSDAGATFFEPAGIPEGFFILGHYSQPNNKPLFGSVLVAKDESSGALKKPVDYTLVWSSKSQKIKQDKDGYVWLPTAPDGYKALGHVVTTTPEKPSLDKIRCVRSDLTDQCETNSWIWGPDKSNEGKGFSVHEVRPSNRGIQAPGVVVGTFFAHNGETPSSLPIACLKNPNMDFSSMPNLPQIKALLQAYSPFMYLHPEEKFQPASVRWYFSNGALLFKKGEESKPVAIDPTGSNLPQGGNNDGEYWLDLPAEKANKERVKKGDFKSFQAYVHAKPMFGGTFTDLAMWVFYPFNGPGTAKVGLIDIPLGVIGEHVGDWEHVTLRVSNFNGELRKVYVSQHSNGQWVEVPQLEFQSGNKAVIYSSLNGHAIYAKEGVVMQGLDGIGLKNESEKSDKVVDLGVGFEIVGGEYLGSAIVEPPWLNYFRQWGPKISYDIGKELDKLEVVFPALDSLQRSLPNELFGEEGPTGPKLKRNWSGDEV from the exons ATGGGAAACTCTTCAAATAAAGCTCTTCCCATCGATACCACTTTTAAGCTTCCTGCAAATTTACCACTCTGGCCACAAG gtggtggtggtggtggattTGCTACTGGAACTATAACTATAGGAGGTCTTAAATTGTTTCAAATTTCAACATTCAACAAGGTTTGGACAACCTTAGAAGGTGGACCTAGTGATGCAGGAGCTACTTTCTTTGAGCCAGCAGGAATACCAGAAGGGTTCTTCATCTTAGGCCACTATAGCCAACCCAACAACAAGCCTCTTTTTGGATCAGTTCTGGTGGCAAAAGATGAGTCATCTGGAGCTTTAAAGAAACCAGTTGATTACACACTGGTGTGGAGCAGCAAATCCCAAAAGATCAAGCAAGACAAAGATGGCTATGTTTGGCTACCAACAGCTCCTGATGGATACAAGGCCTTAGGCCATGTTGTCACCACCACACCTGAGAAGCCTTCACTCGACAAAATCAGGTGTGTGAGGTCAGATCTCACAGACCAGTGTGAGACAAACTCATGGATCTGGGGACCAGACAAGAGCAATGAAGGGAAAGGTTTCAGTGTTCATGAAGTAAGGCCAAGCAATAGAGGCATTCAAGCTCCTGGTGTTGTTGTTGGAACCTTTTTTGCCCACAATGGTGAAACTCCTTCCTCTCTCCCTATTGCTTGTTTGAAGAACCCCAACATGGACTTCTCCTCCATGCCAAACTTACCCCAAATCAAGGCACTACTCCAAGCCTACTCTCCTTTCATGTATTTGCATCCTGAAGAAAAGTTCCAACCTGCTTCTGTTAGGTGGTATTTCAGCAATGGGGCGTTGCTTTTCAAGAAAGGGGAAGAGTCCAAACCTGTGGCAATAGATCCAACAGGCTCTAACCTTCCTCAGGGTGGCAACAATGATGGTGAGTATTGGTTGGATCTTCCTGCAGAAAAAGCCAACAAGGAGAGGGTCAAGAAGGGGGATTTCAAGAGTTTCCAAGCCTATGTCCATGCAAAACCCATGTTTGGTGGAACATTCACTGACCTTGCCATGTGGGTTTTCTACCCATTCAATGGTCCTGGAACAGCCAAAGTAGGGCTGATAGATATTCCACTTGGGGTGATAGGAGAACATGTTGGAGACTGGGAGCATGTGACACTAAGGGTAAGCAATTTCAATGGAGAACTAAGAAAGGTTTATGTCTCACAACATAGCAATGGTCAATGGGTTGAGGTTCCTCAGCTTGAGTTCCAAAGTGGAAACAAAGCAGTGATATATTCCTCCTTGAATGGGCATGCCATTTATGCAAAAGAAGGAGTTGTGATGCAAGGCCTTGATGGTATTGGATTGAAGAATGAATCTGAAAAGAGTGACAAGGTGGTTGACCTGGGAGTAGGGTTTGAAATTGTTGGTGGTGAGTATTTGGGGTCAGCAATTGTAGAACCACCTTGGCTGAACTATTTCAGGCAATGGGGTCCAAAAATTTCCTATGACATTGGAAAGGAGTTAGATAAGTTGGAGGTGGTGTTCCCTGCTTTGGATTCTCTTCAAAGGAGTTTGCCAAATGAGTTGTTTGGAGAGGAAGGACCCACAGGACCTAAACTCAAGAGAAATTGGAGTGGTGATGAAGTTTGA
- the LOC108333065 gene encoding myb family transcription factor IPN2 isoform X2 — MERMFPPKKPSTMNSHDRPMCVQGDSGLVLTTDPKPRLRWTVELHERFVDAVTQLGGPDKATPKTIMRVMGVKGLTLYHLKSHLQKFRLGKQPHKEFNDHSIKDASALELQRNTASSSAMIGRNMNDNSHMVDAIRMQIEVQRRLHEQLEVQKHLQLRIEAQGKYMQSILEKAYQTLAGENMASAASNLKGGIVPPQSIPDMGVLKEFESPLAFSSFQDLENIYGGDQIELQHNMEKPSLDHGFMSMNENLCLGKKRSNPYSGSGKSPLIWSDDLRLQDLGGPASSCLGPQDDPFKGDHIQITPPGSLDRGSTDIDPMSDIYDSKPVLQCEAVVGEKKFDASMKLERPSPRRAPLQAERMSPMISTGTMAQGRGSPFG; from the exons atGGAGAGAATGTTCCCTCCAAAGAAGCCCTCAACTATGAATTCTCATGACAGACCCATGTGTGTTCAAGGAGACTCGGGTCTTGTCCTCACCACTGACCCAAAACCTCGCCTCCGTTGGACTGTTGAACTCCATGAACGTTTTGTCGATGCTGTTACTCAGCTTGGAGGCCCTGACA AGGCTACTCCTAAAACCATCATGAGGGTTATGGGTGTGAAGGGTCTCACCCTTTACCACCTCAAGAGCCATCTTCAG AAATTTAGGCTTGGCAAGCAGCCCCACAAGGAATTCAATGATCACTCGATTAAGGATG CTTCGGCTTTAGAACTGCAACGAAATACTGCTTCCTCTTCTGCCATGATTGGCCGCAACATGAATGA TAACTCACACATGGTTGATGCGATTAGGATGCAAATAGAGGTGCAGAGAAGATTGCACGAACAACTTGAG GTTCAAAAACACCTTCAGCTGAGGATTGAGGCTCAAGGGAAATACATGCAGAGCATATTGGAGAAGGCTTATCAAACACTTGCTGGTGAAAACATGGCATCTGCGGCCAGTAACTTAAAGGGTGGTATCGTACCTCCTCAAAGCATTCCTGACATGGGGGTGTTGAAGGAGTTTGAATCCCCtcttgctttttcttcttttcaagatCTTGAGAATATTTATGGTGGTGACCAAATTGAGCTTCAGCACAACATGGAGAAGCCATCCCTTGATCATGGATTTATGTCGATGAATGAGAATTTGTGTTTGGGGAAGAAGAGGTCGAATCCTTACAGTGGGAGTGGGAAGAGCCCTTTGATTTGGAGTGATGATCTCAGGCTGCAAGACCTGGGAGGACCAGCCTCATCTTGCCTTGGCCCTCAAGATGACCCTTTCAAAGGGGACCATATTCAGATTACACCACCAGGATCATTGGATAGAGGCAGCACCGACATTGATCCCATGTCAGACATCTATGACTCAAAGCCTGTGCTTCAGTGTGAAGCTGTTGTCGGGGAGAAAAAGTTTGATGCATCTATGAAGCTTGAAAGGCCATCACCAAGAAGAGCTCCTCTTCAAGCTGAAAGGATGAGTCCAATGATCAGCACCGGTACAATGGCACAAGGTAGAGGCTCACCATTTGGGTGA
- the LOC108333065 gene encoding myb family transcription factor IPN2 isoform X4, translating into MERMFPPKKPSTMNSHDRPMCVQGDSGLVLTTDPKPRLRWTVELHERFVDAVTQLGGPDKATPKTIMRVMGVKGLTLYHLKSHLQKFRLGKQPHKEFNDHSIKDASALELQRNTASSSAMIGRNMNEMQIEVQRRLHEQLEVQKHLQLRIEAQGKYMQSILEKAYQTLAGENMASAASNLKGGIVPPQSIPDMGVLKEFESPLAFSSFQDLENIYGGDQIELQHNMEKPSLDHGFMSMNENLCLGKKRSNPYSGSGKSPLIWSDDLRLQDLGGPASSCLGPQDDPFKGDHIQITPPGSLDRGSTDIDPMSDIYDSKPVLQCEAVVGEKKFDASMKLERPSPRRAPLQAERMSPMISTGTMAQGRGSPFG; encoded by the exons atGGAGAGAATGTTCCCTCCAAAGAAGCCCTCAACTATGAATTCTCATGACAGACCCATGTGTGTTCAAGGAGACTCGGGTCTTGTCCTCACCACTGACCCAAAACCTCGCCTCCGTTGGACTGTTGAACTCCATGAACGTTTTGTCGATGCTGTTACTCAGCTTGGAGGCCCTGACA AGGCTACTCCTAAAACCATCATGAGGGTTATGGGTGTGAAGGGTCTCACCCTTTACCACCTCAAGAGCCATCTTCAG AAATTTAGGCTTGGCAAGCAGCCCCACAAGGAATTCAATGATCACTCGATTAAGGATG CTTCGGCTTTAGAACTGCAACGAAATACTGCTTCCTCTTCTGCCATGATTGGCCGCAACATGAATGA GATGCAAATAGAGGTGCAGAGAAGATTGCACGAACAACTTGAG GTTCAAAAACACCTTCAGCTGAGGATTGAGGCTCAAGGGAAATACATGCAGAGCATATTGGAGAAGGCTTATCAAACACTTGCTGGTGAAAACATGGCATCTGCGGCCAGTAACTTAAAGGGTGGTATCGTACCTCCTCAAAGCATTCCTGACATGGGGGTGTTGAAGGAGTTTGAATCCCCtcttgctttttcttcttttcaagatCTTGAGAATATTTATGGTGGTGACCAAATTGAGCTTCAGCACAACATGGAGAAGCCATCCCTTGATCATGGATTTATGTCGATGAATGAGAATTTGTGTTTGGGGAAGAAGAGGTCGAATCCTTACAGTGGGAGTGGGAAGAGCCCTTTGATTTGGAGTGATGATCTCAGGCTGCAAGACCTGGGAGGACCAGCCTCATCTTGCCTTGGCCCTCAAGATGACCCTTTCAAAGGGGACCATATTCAGATTACACCACCAGGATCATTGGATAGAGGCAGCACCGACATTGATCCCATGTCAGACATCTATGACTCAAAGCCTGTGCTTCAGTGTGAAGCTGTTGTCGGGGAGAAAAAGTTTGATGCATCTATGAAGCTTGAAAGGCCATCACCAAGAAGAGCTCCTCTTCAAGCTGAAAGGATGAGTCCAATGATCAGCACCGGTACAATGGCACAAGGTAGAGGCTCACCATTTGGGTGA
- the LOC108333065 gene encoding myb family transcription factor IPN2 isoform X3 → MERMFPPKKPSTMNSHDRPMCVQGDSGLVLTTDPKPRLRWTVELHERFVDAVTQLGGPDKATPKTIMRVMGVKGLTLYHLKSHLQKFRLGKQPHKEFNDHSIKDGMRASALELQRNTASSSAMIGRNMNEMQIEVQRRLHEQLEVQKHLQLRIEAQGKYMQSILEKAYQTLAGENMASAASNLKGGIVPPQSIPDMGVLKEFESPLAFSSFQDLENIYGGDQIELQHNMEKPSLDHGFMSMNENLCLGKKRSNPYSGSGKSPLIWSDDLRLQDLGGPASSCLGPQDDPFKGDHIQITPPGSLDRGSTDIDPMSDIYDSKPVLQCEAVVGEKKFDASMKLERPSPRRAPLQAERMSPMISTGTMAQGRGSPFG, encoded by the exons atGGAGAGAATGTTCCCTCCAAAGAAGCCCTCAACTATGAATTCTCATGACAGACCCATGTGTGTTCAAGGAGACTCGGGTCTTGTCCTCACCACTGACCCAAAACCTCGCCTCCGTTGGACTGTTGAACTCCATGAACGTTTTGTCGATGCTGTTACTCAGCTTGGAGGCCCTGACA AGGCTACTCCTAAAACCATCATGAGGGTTATGGGTGTGAAGGGTCTCACCCTTTACCACCTCAAGAGCCATCTTCAG AAATTTAGGCTTGGCAAGCAGCCCCACAAGGAATTCAATGATCACTCGATTAAGGATGGTATGAGAG CTTCGGCTTTAGAACTGCAACGAAATACTGCTTCCTCTTCTGCCATGATTGGCCGCAACATGAATGA GATGCAAATAGAGGTGCAGAGAAGATTGCACGAACAACTTGAG GTTCAAAAACACCTTCAGCTGAGGATTGAGGCTCAAGGGAAATACATGCAGAGCATATTGGAGAAGGCTTATCAAACACTTGCTGGTGAAAACATGGCATCTGCGGCCAGTAACTTAAAGGGTGGTATCGTACCTCCTCAAAGCATTCCTGACATGGGGGTGTTGAAGGAGTTTGAATCCCCtcttgctttttcttcttttcaagatCTTGAGAATATTTATGGTGGTGACCAAATTGAGCTTCAGCACAACATGGAGAAGCCATCCCTTGATCATGGATTTATGTCGATGAATGAGAATTTGTGTTTGGGGAAGAAGAGGTCGAATCCTTACAGTGGGAGTGGGAAGAGCCCTTTGATTTGGAGTGATGATCTCAGGCTGCAAGACCTGGGAGGACCAGCCTCATCTTGCCTTGGCCCTCAAGATGACCCTTTCAAAGGGGACCATATTCAGATTACACCACCAGGATCATTGGATAGAGGCAGCACCGACATTGATCCCATGTCAGACATCTATGACTCAAAGCCTGTGCTTCAGTGTGAAGCTGTTGTCGGGGAGAAAAAGTTTGATGCATCTATGAAGCTTGAAAGGCCATCACCAAGAAGAGCTCCTCTTCAAGCTGAAAGGATGAGTCCAATGATCAGCACCGGTACAATGGCACAAGGTAGAGGCTCACCATTTGGGTGA
- the LOC108333065 gene encoding myb family transcription factor IPN2 isoform X1, with protein sequence MERMFPPKKPSTMNSHDRPMCVQGDSGLVLTTDPKPRLRWTVELHERFVDAVTQLGGPDKATPKTIMRVMGVKGLTLYHLKSHLQKFRLGKQPHKEFNDHSIKDGMRASALELQRNTASSSAMIGRNMNDNSHMVDAIRMQIEVQRRLHEQLEVQKHLQLRIEAQGKYMQSILEKAYQTLAGENMASAASNLKGGIVPPQSIPDMGVLKEFESPLAFSSFQDLENIYGGDQIELQHNMEKPSLDHGFMSMNENLCLGKKRSNPYSGSGKSPLIWSDDLRLQDLGGPASSCLGPQDDPFKGDHIQITPPGSLDRGSTDIDPMSDIYDSKPVLQCEAVVGEKKFDASMKLERPSPRRAPLQAERMSPMISTGTMAQGRGSPFG encoded by the exons atGGAGAGAATGTTCCCTCCAAAGAAGCCCTCAACTATGAATTCTCATGACAGACCCATGTGTGTTCAAGGAGACTCGGGTCTTGTCCTCACCACTGACCCAAAACCTCGCCTCCGTTGGACTGTTGAACTCCATGAACGTTTTGTCGATGCTGTTACTCAGCTTGGAGGCCCTGACA AGGCTACTCCTAAAACCATCATGAGGGTTATGGGTGTGAAGGGTCTCACCCTTTACCACCTCAAGAGCCATCTTCAG AAATTTAGGCTTGGCAAGCAGCCCCACAAGGAATTCAATGATCACTCGATTAAGGATGGTATGAGAG CTTCGGCTTTAGAACTGCAACGAAATACTGCTTCCTCTTCTGCCATGATTGGCCGCAACATGAATGA TAACTCACACATGGTTGATGCGATTAGGATGCAAATAGAGGTGCAGAGAAGATTGCACGAACAACTTGAG GTTCAAAAACACCTTCAGCTGAGGATTGAGGCTCAAGGGAAATACATGCAGAGCATATTGGAGAAGGCTTATCAAACACTTGCTGGTGAAAACATGGCATCTGCGGCCAGTAACTTAAAGGGTGGTATCGTACCTCCTCAAAGCATTCCTGACATGGGGGTGTTGAAGGAGTTTGAATCCCCtcttgctttttcttcttttcaagatCTTGAGAATATTTATGGTGGTGACCAAATTGAGCTTCAGCACAACATGGAGAAGCCATCCCTTGATCATGGATTTATGTCGATGAATGAGAATTTGTGTTTGGGGAAGAAGAGGTCGAATCCTTACAGTGGGAGTGGGAAGAGCCCTTTGATTTGGAGTGATGATCTCAGGCTGCAAGACCTGGGAGGACCAGCCTCATCTTGCCTTGGCCCTCAAGATGACCCTTTCAAAGGGGACCATATTCAGATTACACCACCAGGATCATTGGATAGAGGCAGCACCGACATTGATCCCATGTCAGACATCTATGACTCAAAGCCTGTGCTTCAGTGTGAAGCTGTTGTCGGGGAGAAAAAGTTTGATGCATCTATGAAGCTTGAAAGGCCATCACCAAGAAGAGCTCCTCTTCAAGCTGAAAGGATGAGTCCAATGATCAGCACCGGTACAATGGCACAAGGTAGAGGCTCACCATTTGGGTGA